The Procambarus clarkii isolate CNS0578487 chromosome 24, FALCON_Pclarkii_2.0, whole genome shotgun sequence genomic interval aaatccccccccccacatcattCTTTTTCTCGCAGCAAGCGTCAAAATATAACATAATCTGGAGCGCCTGTGTGAAATATCAGCCAGGCAGCGCCAACAATAAAGAGGTGACTCTCCTAACTTATAACTTGACGTGAAGGGCTTATAAATTCGTTAGCCGTTTTAGCGTGACTTCCAGAGTCAGCAGGTGTGGACTCTGTCGCTCCCTGGCCGTTGTTGGAGATGCTAGTGATGGTTGGAGTCAGCAGGTGTGGGCTTTGTTGCTCCCTGACCGTTGTTGGAGATGCTAGTGATGGTTGGAGTCAGCAGGTGTGGACTTTGTTGCTTCCTGACCGTTGTTGGAGATGCTAGTGATGGTTGGAGTCAGCAGGTGTGGACTTTGTTGCTCCCTGACCGTTGTTGGAGATGCTAGTGATGGTTGGAGTCAGCAGGTGTGGGCTTTGTTGCTCCCTGACCGTTGTTGGAGATGCTAGTGATGGTTGGAGTCAGCAGGTGTGGACTTTGTTGCTCCCTGACCGTTGTTGGAGATGCTAGTGATGGTTGGAGTCAGCAGGTGTGGACTCTGTCGCTCCCTGACCGTTGTTGGAGATGCTAGTGATGGCTGGAGACAGCAggtgagtagtagggtgtaagcgctacaggggatattttttttggggcagaggacccctgtggggtgtaagcgctacaggggatattttttttcagatcaaatatcccctgtagcgcttgggggttttcaggtcaaatatcgtgcgtagcgcttcggggttttcaggtccgaaatatcgtgtgtagcgctttagggttttcaggcgaatttggggagtcacagatttagaattagggaattcttataatgaaaaataatgtcatacgagtttgctaaagttcttataagaaaaataatttccgagacttagaagtttgttaaggccttatgggagaaattcaaataacgtgtgtagcactttagggcttccaggagaactctacggacatattttacatgttttcaacttacaaaatcatctatgtaagccttagttattcatataaatttagaaaatcacctatgtaagtcattgttttcaagtctcgtacatcacacccccctccctctcccccttacctcgcaatctgtcgcatcacctttatttactttgcgcccagccagtcagtcggctcttaatcttatcttatcttatccgtaatatctggaccgtccctcctctctctctctctctccctcctctctctctctcctcttcatattattccctcttcctattttctgacatactaatattttattcctttttcattaaccagtcagttttatacaaatcaaccgaagcatctcaatgtaacctttaatactgaaaactgtctcagagactatctaagctggccccagctacctgccccaggctatctgcccgaggcaatcatcacctgattacctgccccagacatccaccagtcattgtcggcgttcgccaccgtaataatttatatatatatatatacattaagcgttaataaaacttatttatttatttataatttatttagtcatctaattcatagtttacacaatttataataaacgactcatttagcccgaagttctaagaagctcgctcctcaatccgcttgtataatatccgtcctattcactcttcatctctgtaaataaagaataacagtttcagatagcgtttacacaCATACAATATTTATCATACACATAAAACCTcaaacaaatgtactcaccattttccattagataatttgttatagcctcattcagccagtcgtctccaagcacattttccaacaaatatcgctcttatcataacacagcgtttcatagcagctcggcatatttttaaataaagcataagatagcctcattacgttcctatcattctgcatatattctccataagtaaaactagtttcaaatagctttattgcagtttttagatccttgtttgaaagatggtaacagaaaaacatcgcatatagcccgcatacgtaagtatttaaactctgaagtctctctgtaaacgtgtatacatcacagtctttataataatttaaaaactccgaaatgtatggcgaatacacatttattccatatgaatcgagtataactattttccgtttagatttatatacagcaatccaatgacccattacttccttagagtctcttcctaaggtatttattataaacataatcggtctgtcccgtatttgcttcattattctatatatatccgtcgctaaatagcatccaatatatttagctttactacctttcatatcgttcaatgccgtattaatttgtttgcagttcatgctcttgtatcacacacaactcgcctatcggaataaattctcaatactcccgttgtaattccgaataaaataataactttatttgatttcgctggaacagcaaattctaatgtaattctcaggttgcccgaagcctctataggaagggtatctctcaattcctcaggcgttagtctaaatgccagtaatgttcttccttttataaatgaattatatgtcaaggtattgcaagcattaaagcctactgtattttgagtctcgtagtatagtttcgaacatttattcgggaacttgcaagttatattaaataagtttgtcccatcacgtgtaatatatacattagataaatcgcagtgatcgaaataaagtggattaagtgtatacgctccCGATAAtgcttccatatccatcatcataataaataatttatctgggataatgctcccccatggctggtcaatacttaatctctgctgcccattaccGAGAATGAACGTCTTatggagtgtcttatcaaacgtatatgtaactggtgtattttgttcagccagagctctattaatagcctccaatccagatgcaaatggagttatccgatcaatccacattctagctagttttatgttaaacttatatccagattcaatactgtttataacccacggatcactgttaagttctaatctcaaacgaatatcaattccatccaaaagatactcgctcaaagttgtaatgtccaatagcagtttaaagcaacaatttactccctcagtttttaactttacaaatctagatttaaggtcttctgaggcattcttaaaataatctacatcatatttttcagggaaaacatcattatagaaatacgtcagttctttaaatctttcagctttacattcagaaagcgtcgtcattagctttacatatgataaatatgaaaatagtgaattagtttccaccacttgctcatttaaataaacagttacagctttaaacattgtctgggacaaaccattgactattgatgcatttttaatatccgctaaagccgtaattccatcaggtcccgttaattcaaccatcagttctagcgtcaagctcgaaagatcaataaattgacccttaactcccgggatacgaaattcaatatatgaatctttaaatttattgttaatacttgaattcacaggtaaaatatcctgtgtctgtcttgaaaatatcgtactttcaaccattctatgaggactaactttaggaaagccatcgcttatagcagctgtataattttctaagggaacttgcaatgctgcactaggagcatttacactcatcatgtctgcgtctagcatgcaactagtactgttttatgaaaacacgtctttatatctatccattttctttatataggcatgtcttttcgtttttcttttcgttattcggccacctgctaacaatttaggacctatacttttcaatgtttccataccgcgttttctaattgaatctttcaaagtaccttgaccagcatttatatcctgcaaaacattctgtcccattgtcaatgcagctggcataatagtttttaataggaaaggagttgctctacgagctagaccagttaagaaacttaatattccacctcctcttaaatgtcttctatcaaaaacagtaatatcgcccagtgctccacctctcttccctcgaggagcgataaatcgccctacctcgtcaacagacagcggtacaaacccgaccctcatgtttaaacaggccaagagagaatgataaactccatctactcatgccattatatatcaacgggtctaatatgtaatactgcaatcgtacatccatccttttcaaaatatacaggctccccatcttgatctgttaatctaatactgatgccatcaatattagtcgtatttaaaggtttatataatttcctgtgtgttacattactttgaaacgaaacaacatccaagatatttacaatctgattaccaaacatggtgggctgcaccttatcacaatatacacacaagaaatctatacggcctcctggcctaggatgataatagcaagtatcttgtacaaataacctgttattaggtggcttattcataataaaaatatcataggctttacctacttcagctccaataactttacatatatttcgaccgaaagataaagaaattctaacaactaattttccatcctttgtaataaataattttaacaacttctcacgaaatgctgcattaaacttaattcgattaatactcgaatcatatttcatataaacgtccccgtgatctgggaaattataattaagtacgggtcctataaaactcagtgaaccttttgaaaatatagtagaaatttctctatttaaaatagtcgttagctctatgcaattatcactggctaaaatatccgactttaaagtgaaagatgtattcaccgtactcaaatcagataaacttttattagacactagaagttgaactgaaataaaactttccgggtcattcctcctaacagcgaaataagatggaggcaggaatatattcttcaggcacacttcataagctttattcgggtctaaaggcagctgattatgtaatctattttcaaaagcattgggagcattgtttttaaatacatcagtatcagagttactcgctgcatatataacgtaactatccatcctgtagactaatagtaaatgataaaaataaacagaaactcaccttaatatgatatccaggtagactctccttcatctacagccttgatcttcctcttcaaacttggaggagaaaacacttgatttttcgcatctacatttctaaataaattcttaggtgtagatgtcaaagagtagaacaactttgcaattggcagtttatcttctgggaataacaatttcggagtgcacatcctgcctataacgtcatcaacaatattgagcccagtaactggcgatgtaatgttcccttcctcatcccactttacaagtccagatgtattaaaataatttaacaaggaggctgcaaaatcataatccttaagctttaatcttaagtctatcaagtgttgtataacaggatttgttctcactgtcatcgtaggcttctcaacacttactgccgtaggcttctgttgatcaatagcttttcgtggtacaagatagaattctttcattattccttattaaatagccttgaaatgaaatttatagctatgggaagtaaaatgcccaataaattacctcctcttttacttgttaatatgtctttcttgagtgaaatagctttattcttacaggctaatgtatggagtagagctctatatttagaaagtctctttaaaataggcttcccaacttcaattttattttttaagaaattattaaatatttctgataagcaaagtatatgttcctttttaagagtcttaattaactttttcctagaattataacctaatctagctaatagttcaataaatccacgatacttgctaactaagggctgcttcttcatagtttcttcacgtcatctgaattcacccactgatcaaatgaactgtcgtaaccgacgtatctaactttatataaagtagtattaccaactttacgtttacttataattctctcaatttcaaatgtatctgacaagtaggttggagtcaactcctctctataaaatccgccttctataagtctattatttaagtcctttagataatataaaggcacgggttgtttagtatcaattcgagcaattgtaaatatttccttagtgttctgttgatgaaaacctcttttgaactttgaaatacgattagataaggcaagccgtactgtatctcctacagacagatgattactgatgcgtggcttagtctgctgctctcctttatacatgagcttaaattgcctagtcacatcttgagacgaagataaagcatgtacatcaataggtattttcccctttaatcctctatgtggtgttctattatacgttttaaccatatcaggtaaaacatttatataggttaaggtgttataagccgttaaatatttatatatcttagttttcaatgttcttataaatctctctgcaatgctagctttagtttcctgagaaaatacactgtacagatcaatgtttttactgtctaacaatcgtttcatatatttattatagaattcaccgcccttatcagtgttaagcttccttacaccttttgatgaaggtaaatccagaacagctttcatggcttcacttacactctgacctgatttagtggatagtggaactacatgtgcaaaccttgaaaatatatcaacacaaactaataaatatttaatatcattgttgtgcttagctaacaatgtcatatcagccaagtcactggtaaagaaagcttttggtctaggtgctaagatacgtcttcgtttaaatttacgtttttttaatagatgtaaggtataagcattagacgtttttaaatagtctttcacatcttttatagttatttcagggattgttttctttgcagccttatacaattttaaaacgccaccaaacccacctatggacttggggtcattgtatatcttattaagagcttgtgtaatgttcaccattgatacactatttcatatgggggttcatttacaatatttcccctaaatattatggattcaggtgttttaacgcccaagtcaacaagtaaatacccatactgtcgagaaatcactttcttatatatatctaaaaatttcttggcatcttgttttccgaatatttgtctgcctaatgtttctatctgggacaagtctcttgatttaagcagaataaaatgagaagcatttaaacttatagatctagaaaatttcccactgaaaaatatattttgggttataaaaataacagagatgttctcatgccgtcccttagtaaatatatcacttactattttagagtttgtagattcaacatacaagtcatcataaacaactaatatatgagatgtatcctctggatcacgatcgtctaaagggtttacaatttcagagtaaaaagatatcttatgattaaagagtggattagttctcaactctttatacccgcttccacagataattatttttgcaaagttctgctgatatttctctatcattttagcacataaatagctcttcccaccatttgaaaatccagcaataataattcttgacggttcactaaatatattcaactgggattcagtaataacttttttctgcccttccatgttgctaggattcaatagactaactacaaatatataatgaaaggagtatttaaacgaaatctacattcgagttttatttaaacataccaataaaatcatagtcataacatatccaatacagtaataaaatcttagaatatacattatcatagccatttgaatcatagtcatttcatatccaatacagtaataaaatcatagaatatacaatatcacagccaataaaatcatagtcatttcatatccaatacagtaataaatcttagtcattttcatatcaaatacagtaataaaattatagaatatcaaatatcataacatatccaatacagtaataaataaaTCAGTCTTAAAATAGCAATTTgaacatatcaaatacagtaataaaatcatagaatatacattatcatagacattaaaacataacatatccaatacagtaacaaatcttagtcattttcatatccaatacagtaacaaatcttagtcattttcatatcaaatacagtaacaaatcatagccaatacaatatcatagacatttgaatatagttatagataatacatagacaatacagtaacagacttagttgttgttagggaataattgctgagcgactctatcccgattttcccaaagattaaaaattgggaacaattgacgtcttggttggggattatctacaattactggatcccctacctgcgcctcttcctctacctgtacctcttcctgtacctcttcctctacctgtacctgtacctcacgctctggaatgtctgggtgaccgtaagctaatgactctgtgggactaatgaggtacctcttgtcatcaaaagctgacagaccgcgcttagttgttttacacgtgcatatctgtccattaacattacgaatggatcgggatacaaaattaaaagttgtatttgtctctaatgtgttctgaaaagatgcatgtgttattttcttttgttggtgataaggaatccctttacatttacataaatgttcattatcaagggttaggagagagtaagttttaggcttgagtgcaattaattcagttatgattttctgctttacttctgacttgaggagtcctagttcacctttgcgagtagcagaatacatgggatgatctttgtcgaaattactgaaatccatataatctactagaggagcttttgtcatttcttggaaagcatctttacaggtcagagtaaatataaatgagtctgtatccgtataaattagtctagctctctccccataatgggctttaactacattataccagaactcgtataaacgcctcttggctatctgcaagatctgataacccatgtaagaaggagtggtaactttaaggatgtctttcattactgtacagagaaccctatcttgacctaaagagacagctcgtttatacaaagggtttcttgcatgagttaagaatgaatgttttgtcgttactagatggtgagtattagcatatctagatatatttgtcattgatttcccgtacagactattacttatgagtttaaaagcttttcctttaactttacaggtggtattggctcgttctcgaatgttggttgaaataaaatcttttaaatagggagcctgattaaattcatagattgtttttactcgttcaacttctagtccaagttttaatagcaattgcaggaaatcaaggcttactaagtagtcgttttggggcaagtgggatgcaattaactttgtatttttaggtgggagcttacgtttttcatcattaagggttttcttactgtactctgacaaaaactcctcagttatattagtatgagacagtacaaggggcagatcatcagtatacctggctacctcgggagatacatgttttgtatcgcataaaatccaatagcctttgtcttgattacaggggatatgttgtaacccttgccctaataaggtatcccgctcaaggtcagttaattgtctaatccctccctggggaagtacctcagccatgcacgctgcatataagctgttaaagtcgaggtacaaaatgtgagtatcgtcatcagagctagggttagatgtagtgtgctcgttaacagcctgtgtaaattgtcttatggaagatgtgaaccctcctctaagattccttctcaacaaatcatatatattctgatcatacacatagtcaagtacaacttttgatttaaataagaacgcgtcccaagcgtaactaggaagtgatacatagaaaacaatatctagttcataaatttctttcagtgatgttcgccaaagtgtaaatatatcaactagcattcccacgtcaacttttaaatataacatgaggtaatccttgatgtttgtacagttccctaaattaaatactttaagagcattgttataatcttcttcagagagtggagagtcatgtaaaacattgtaaaacttatctcgcgaagggagctgaggttcatctaacacgtccatggaagaaatataatcataacataggctttgtttacctttaattaacagagctttagcttcatcggatacgccatttagtatgtgttcagtgtacttggtagctttcttaccggcaacgtgctcgcttgctaaggttcctaatgacccattaaggagagctaggctatctaggaatttaagtttacctatgatgacttgcataaattttaatccttccttggttagaatttctacatcgcggtgaggatttttggacagttctttaagtataattcccAGATCATATgcagcattatgggaaaatgtggtcaagtatctacgagaatttttacattgtaaattgcaacgagcacaataagcacctaagtaattattttcctgaatagcatgattatgatgtctatgtttatctttcttatctttgaaagtttgatgacacaattgacacgtattttgtctttgaaacattctttcctgttctctagacaagttcttagggaagttggggagctgagcatgaatagctttccatgaggcttctagcttggtaataaaatgattgaccgcatctggacctacgtatgaatacgtttctacgacattgaattccctgtctaaaatcatgtaagcataagcaattgctttatgcttacattccaccatgcctctaggattttgacggtctaatagacattcaaaatcgtaataggcggtgtgagttgggctataggtcctaccgtaatttttaaaactgattttatcattagggttatagaacgaaaatacttgggatacagtgcatgactcttcgtgagctTGAATTTCATCTAAGGGAGCATGCAAAAGACAAATTTTGCAGAATTTATGAGTGTCAGGAATTTTATACCGATTATGGTTAATActctttacaaatttatcaaaaTCCTTGATCAAacagagatgcttgccttctaataacaacaaagggactttatcggcatacttttcttggcttttcctagctaaactaagatagtatctgttactttcatgagttattgtataaatataaatagaaattttgttaagcttctctattttcttaaggtTATCAAATGTTACAgggaatctgatttcatctgcccatactacgaatcttGTACACCATCGAAGGTTTTTGTAATACTTTCTAACGTTATTCATAGTCCTGCCCAATGCTAAGTTTTTATACGCTGCaatgcactgtaacaaacactcatctccttcactttcaggattaaatactgattctttcccctttaattttgcaggatatggtacgtaagatccaaggtgcatagggtggcgaatatacgaaaaattaatggcaaagcctgacatggaatgaattcctacacttgaggattggacattttttaggcattcgtcaattttagcagacatttcgtcaacccatgaatttacAAGAACTTCCACTTCTTCCTGTGTAACAATCTGAGTTTCgcctctaattgaaaatacttcatctaatatttcatattgattgtcggcatgattaagtttttgcaaaattaggcttacatcagggtaaatgtgaaatgagggagggaattcttcctgtatttgtctgaactgattgtctatatattctataaaaaattccctatacctatttatatatacGCTGGGGTCAGCGTCTAAATGTCCGGGAATGGAGAACGAATGTCTCGAGAAAGAACCTTCGAAATGGTTAATGACTTCTAACACTCGCGGAACAACGTTATCTAAGTTATGTACCTCTGGGGGatctggagcgttgacttcttca includes:
- the LOC138367943 gene encoding uncharacterized protein, which codes for MSVCPLCLSPINNEIVHVCQTQCLTCLGEMSINALQECRLYCIGCNGPTPPGHFDVTCTSCGQLYCANLHGSTSCPYCRFSVNREPPTEARNVIEPPPKRRRIINNRVPIRDQENLILGGINIPAQSPLDSTQPSEWSTPVRSQPQLSQELEEDAPDGNQHASSDEEEEDNQPPVHDISDEEVNAPDPPEVHNLDNVVPRVLEVINHFEGSFSRHSFSIPGHLDADPSVYINRYREFFIEYIDNQFRQIQEEFPPSFHIYPDVSLILQKLNHADNQYEILDEVFSIRGETQIVTQEEVEVLVNSWVDEMSAKIDECLKNVQSSSVGIHSMSGFAINFSYIRHPMHLGSYVPYPAKLKGKESVFNPESEGDECLLQCIAAYKNLALGRTMNNVRKYYKNLRWCTRFVVWADEIRFPVTFDNLKKIEKLNKISIYIYTITHESNRYYLSLARKSQEKYADKVPLLLLEGKHLCLIKDFDKFVKSINHNRYKIPDTHKFCKICLLHAPLDEIQAHEESCTVSQPSLASPTTVRERQSPHLLTPTITSISNNGQGATKSTPADSNHH